In Nocardioides dokdonensis FR1436, the following are encoded in one genomic region:
- a CDS encoding NfeD family protein — protein sequence MEWWTENSWAAWLAAAAALSVAEMFSLDLIFMALAAGALAGAVTGAFDLPLVLQVLTAAAASLATLLLLRPRLIAKLHSGPDLRMSHGRLIGTQGVVTQQISATEVGRIRVGGEEWSASPYDTMTTITPGENIEVLEIRGATAYVHPVPRLEA from the coding sequence ATGGAGTGGTGGACCGAGAACAGCTGGGCCGCGTGGCTCGCTGCCGCGGCCGCGCTGAGCGTCGCGGAGATGTTCAGCCTCGACCTGATCTTCATGGCGCTCGCCGCCGGGGCCCTGGCCGGTGCCGTCACCGGCGCCTTCGACCTGCCCCTGGTGCTCCAGGTGCTGACCGCTGCCGCCGCGTCGCTGGCCACCCTCCTGCTGCTCCGGCCGCGTCTGATCGCCAAGCTCCACAGCGGCCCCGACCTGCGGATGTCCCACGGACGGCTGATCGGCACCCAAGGTGTGGTCACCCAGCAGATCAGCGCCACCGAGGTCGGCAGGATCCGGGTGGGCGGCGAGGAGTGGTCGGCCTCGCCGTACGACACGATGACCACCATCACCCCGGGCGAGAACATCGAGGTGCTCGAGATCCGGGGCGCCACCGCCTACGTGCACCCCGTGCCGCGCCTCGAGGCCTGA